TCGACTCCTCAATCGAGAGATGGTGATAAGAGCGTATAGTCTGACCATCCGTCGCATCAATCAATATAGTATTGATTGCTGACTGGCCATGCTGTTCAATGACGTTCAGGCTCTGTTCGACGTTGTCATACGTAAGGGTGAGATTATCTTTTAGCACTATCGTGCAAGTGTGCAGATTCATAGCCAACTTCCTTATTATTTGTATCGACTGCATTCTAACTCTAGAAGAGTTTAAACTGATAGCAAATTCGATTAACTTCCGAAAATGGCTAGTATTAAAAAGAGAGCCGATTAGACTCGCGGTAAGCGTTTGAAAGATGTCGGGAAGAAGAGTATGAGCGGATTATCATCCATATCATTGCAAGAGTGTCAAAGTGCTCGTCAGGCCAGAGATGCACGTTTCGATGGCCGTTTCTATGTGGCAGTAAAAACCACAGGTATTTTTTGTCGACCCATATGCCCCGCCAACTTACCCAAGGAAGAAAATGTCGAGTACTTCGTCGAAAAAGCGCAGGCGCTTCAAGCGGGTTATCGACCTTGTTTGCGCTGTCGCCCAGACAGTGCGCCAAGTTCTTGGGCATGGAAAGGGGTGGAAACGACGTTTCTTCGTGCTTTGAAAATGATTGAGCAAGGCGAGTTACAAACGTCTAGCTTGGTTGAGTTGGCCGAACGTCTTGGCATTAGCGATCGCTATTTGAGACAGCTATTTCAAGACCATCTTGGGATGGCACCAAAACAATACGCGCTTTACCATCAATTGATGTTTGCGAAACAACTGCTTCATTCCAGCTCCATGTCGGTGACGGATATTGCGTTCGCGAGTGGGTTCAACAGCGTCCGTCGTTTCAATGATGCATTTAAGCAGGTTCTTAAGCTGACCCCAACTCAAGTCAGAAAAGATCAGGCCATGTCTGTGGTAGAAAGTAGCTACATCGACCTCGCGTTTAAAGGACCTTTAGATTGGCAACACATGCTGGATTTTTACCGCCTGCGAGCGATAAACGGATTAGAGCATGTTAGCGACGAACGTTATCAGAGACAGTTTGAGATTGAAGGGGCGAACGGTTGGTTTTCGATTCGCTATCTTAAGACCGGAATTATGCGCGTTGAGTTTGAGTTGTCGGATACCCGTCGCCTCAAAGCCTTAGTGAATCAATTGCGCAGAGTGTTTGACCTTGATACAGATATCTTGACCATTGAACAGACATTGAATGCGATCAATCCAAGCCTAATATTGCGCAGCGGAATTCGTATTCCCGGAGTCTGGAACACTTGGGAAGGCGGTGTTCGTGCCATTTTGGGCCAACAAGTGTCGATCAAGGCCGCCATAGGGCAACTCAATTTACTCGTTAAAACCTTACAACCCAGAGGGGTGACACATTTTCCCACCCCACAGGAAGTGGCCCTGGCCGATTTATCTTTTTTACGTATGCCGCAAAGCCGCAAAGAGACATTGGCCCGTTTTGCGCAGTTTATGGTAGAAAACCCCGAAGCGAGTCTAGAACAATGGCTTGATGTCAAAGGCATTGGTCCGTGGACGGTCAATTACGCACGGTTGAGAGGAGCCTCTGATCCCAATTGCTTCCTAGATGGTGATTTGGTCGTCAAAAAAGCCCTGCATCAATTCCCTGAACTGGATGCTGAACGCGTATCTCCATGGGGGAGCTATGCCACATTCCATTGCTGGAGCCACGCATGAACAAGAGTTACACCTATTTAAAAACGCCGCTTGGGCAGATGACGATTCAGGCCAATGAGCAAGGTTTGTTAGGGGCTTGGTTTGAGACTCAGACCACACAACCTGAAAAGTTAGGCAAAAACGATAAAGAACATCCTATACTTATCAAAACAATCAAACAGTTAGACGAGTATTTTGCTGGCCGTCGACAGGCATTTGATCTCCCACTAGCAGCGCAAGGGACTGTGTTTCAGCAGCAGGTGTGGAAAGCATTAACAACCATACCTTTTGGCGAGACTTGGAGTTACCAGCAGTTGGCCGATGCGATTGGCAACCCAAAAGCCGTGAGGGCGGTAGGGTTGGCAAACGGTAAGAACCCGATATCTGTGATTGTCCCATGCCATAGGGTGATTGGAAAAAGCGGTAAGCTCACTGGCTATGCGGGCGGGCTGGAACGGAAAGCAGCATTGTTAAAAATAGAGCATTGGGAACCTGAGTAATGCGGTTAGAAAAAGGACTATTTTCCTTGCTAGTAATGCTTTTGCTGCAAGGGTGTTTTGAAGAAAAACTTGATCGAATGATCAACAAGCAAACCTATGAGTTTGAAGGGGTATATGAAAATCTGTATACCCAGGATTTATTGATGTTCAAAGATGCAATGGTCACGATCAGCCGGGTGGGTGCGCCTGATGTCATCAAATCTTTTGAGGTCGACGATAATTTCCTGACCATAACCATGCGCAATAACTCCAAAGAAAAACGTGAAGACATCGTTATGCGCATTCATGGTAATAATGAAGCATTGACGTGCAGTGTTTGTGCAAGATACCAGCTTGCTAGTGTGTGGCAGAGACGATTGGATTAACGATAACGGGTGAATCGGCTATTGAAAAGGACAGCCTTCGGGCTGTCCTCTTTGCATTGAATAATGCTCAGGAAATTTAGAATAACGCTGAATTGAGCATTAAATGGAGGGCAATACTCACGGCGTAGCCTATGGCTATGACGGGGGCCCATTTGAGATGGCCAAAGAAGGTATACTTGCCATGCGCGGCTCCCATCAGTGCAACCCCGGCCGCAGAGCCAATGGAGAGCAAACTACCACCAACACCTGCGGTCAGCGTGACCAATAGCCAGTTACCCATCGACATCGTTGGCTCCATGGTCAGGACGGCAAACATCACCGGGATGTTATCGACAATAGCAGACAAGATCCCCACCATCACATTGGCCCAGATTGGATCCCACTGGGTGTACATTACCTCAGAAACCAATCCTAAGTAGCCGAGTAAGCTCAAGCCGCCGACGCACATCACTACCCCATAGAAGAAGAGTAACGTGTCCCACTCGGCATGAGAGACTCGTCTAAACACATCGAACGGGACAACCGAGCCGAGCCGTTTCAGCGCCGTGTCATCACGATTGGCAATCGCAAGGGCCGCTTTCTTATGCAGTGATGCTTTAAGAGTCTTACGCAAGAAAAACCCGAAAAATTGGAGATAAGCCAGCCCCATCATCATGCCAATGACGGGTGGGAAATGCAGCACAGCATGGAACGCAACTGCAGTCGCAATCGTCAGTATAAACAACCCGACAATCCGGCGGGCACCACGTTTTAACTCTACATGCTGGTGGACGACATTCGGTGTCGTACTTGGCACAAACATCGACATGATGATGGCAGGGACAACGTAGTTGGCAATGGAAGGCAAGAACAAAGGCATAAACTCAGAGAAGGAGACATAACCTGCCTGCCACACCATCAATGTTGTGATATCACCAAATGGACTGAAGGCCCCGCCAGCGTTGGCCGCGACCACAATATTAATACACGCCAGATTGATAAATTTAGGGTTGTCTCCCGCGACTTTCATCACAACCGCACACATCAACAAAGCCGTAGTCAGGTTGTCGGCAATCGGAGAAATAAAGAACGCCAGAATACCGGTTAACCAAAACAACGACTTGTAATTAAACCCTTTTCCGACCATCCACGCTTGCAACGCATCGAACAACCGCCGCTCTTCCATCGCGCTGATATAGGTCATGGCCACCAGTAAGAACAGCAATAACTCTGCGTATTCGAGTAGGTTGTGTTCCAGTGCTGATTTGGCGACTTCGATATGACCATGTTGCGAGTAGACGTAACCAATCATGGCCCAGATAAGGCCCGCCGCTAGTAGGACAGGTTTGGACTTTCGAAGCGAGAGGTATTCTTCCAGCATCACCAGCGCATAGGCACAAGTGAAAATCAGGATGGCCACATAGCCGATGGTAGATTGAGTTAAAGGTAACGTTTCTTGAGGGCTGTTGGCGGCAAAAGTCGTAAAGGGAAGTAATACAAGGGCGACAAAAGCGAGCCACTGCAATTTCATACTTTCACTCCTTGAAAGAAGATGGTTGTTATGGTGGAGCCATTCTAAAGAGGTTTTGACGATGGGTATGTGAGATAGGTTTGATCTGATTGAATTGTCGTCAGTTTTTAACCGTCAATGCCAGTGACATCAAGCCGGTTATTCGACATTTTAGACATTGATATGCACCAGCGCTGCTTACCGTCTTTTCAGCCTCCGTGGTTTCCAGACAAAAAACGTCAATGATTATGACGGCTTGTCATTGCGATGTGGTGAGTAAAAATATCATTGGTTTTTATGTAACCATAAATACTGATAAGCCTTGTTTTTGGTTGGTTGATTTACCCTATTTACCTATTGTGAATTTATCCTAAATTATGTGATCTCTATTCATGGTTGATCAAAATTTGATCAATTTAATTCGGTTGTTTTTTAAATGCTTTAATTTGATTTGCTGCCACTTATAGGTAATTGACCTATCTATGTGTTCCTTTTTTTGGTGATTTTATCGGTTAAAGCCAGTTGTTATGACAGTTTTTGTCCAGAGGGGCTGATGGTAGGTTGAAAGCAGTGGTTAACTTTCCTTCTATCTGGATATTAGGAGCACAACATGGCAGTGACGATTAATGCAAATGGGTTAAGTATTGTTCACAAAGGATCGGGTGGTGAAGCCAACGCGACACTCCCCGATGTGTGCTTAACGACAGTGGGCTCTGCTGTCGTTCCCGTTCCTTATGGCAATAATGCTAAATCAGAAGACTTAGTCGATGGCACCACCACGGTCAGCGCGGATGGTGGAAACAGCATAGCGATACAAGGCAGTAAGTTTGCCAAAAGTACCGGCGATGCGGGCGGTGATAAAAAAGGCATCGCCTCCGGTACTATCGAGGCGCAAGCGGAGTTCATCACCGCTTCACCGACGGTCTTGATTGAAGGCAAAGGGGTGGCTCGCCTCAGCGATCAGATGACCATGAACAACGCCAACACCATGTGCCTTGGCGGTGTACAAAACCCAAGTGTGACCGTCGACCCCGATCTCGATATCCCAAATAGTGTTGCCATCAAAGCTCGCTACCCCAATGGACAGCTATTGAAGAATGCGCCATATACGCTCACCAATCAGAGTGGTCAGCCAATGGCAGACGGCGTATTGAGTGGCAAAGGCGAGTCATACATCAGAGACTTGAAGTCCGACAACGTGAAAATCACCGTCGAAGAAAGCCAAGATCCTTTTGTCATTAAGCCAATTCGACGCCCTAACCCACACCATAACCCAGACATTTCACAAGAGGATTTCTTTACACAAGCGATTGGCCGTCATCAGGGATTCTGGCAAGCCGCGCGAGTCGAAACCAACATGATGCCATGGGGCTGCCTAGGTCATGAGCTGAGCAGTGACCGCTACTTTCACGACATGCTTAAGGTTGAGGCGCGGCTGCACTTTAGCCATCTCCACCCAGAAAGCCCCTTTGCCTTAGACCATTTCTGTGATGCGGTGGTAGGCAACCTCAACCAGCCACTGCCCCATACCACAGAAACCTTATTGGCTTACTGCATGCCACAGGTACTCGAAGAGGGCGAAATACTCTCGGTATTATTACGCCTTGCCCCGTATGAAACCACCGATAGAATGTTGGCGTACATGCGTGCCCGTGGTCAGGGCAACCCGCAGCGTTACCTGCGAGAGTATGACTGGTCGGCGGCAAAGAAAGCGGTCAGTGACAACCTCGAGTCGCTGCTGAGCAAACTTCAGTCTCGACTGGAATTTCTCCATGACCAAGCCACTAAGCTGCGATACGCCTACCTATCGGATGAAGTGTTTGATAAGCACATCTCCACCATGAAAGCCTACATCAAAGGCTTACCCGACTTGATGGCAGGCGTGTTCAGCAAAATGGAGCTCAGAGCCTCCAATCTGCTGAGTCATCTCGACAATGTCGAAGTTATCAAGGCCAGTAAGAGTGTCTTTTCCACTGAGGGGGAAACGGCGGAAGTCGTTGTTAATACCACACAATCGATCGATGTGGTCGAACCCTTTATGAACGAAGTGCCGGGCAAGATAGCCAATGTGCTACCCATTTACCCCGTGCGCTATGGTTATGCCAACTTCTTTGACACCATTATGCCCGCTCAAGCGCCGCCTACCTTGCCAGACATGGCTGGTGCGTCTGGCCTCAATGAAACCGGCGGCTATCTTTTGCGCCTGCTGCGTGAAGGCTGGATTTACATCAAAGAGGAAGGGGGCCAAGCCGATAACCAGCAAATTCATATCTTCCGTTACGCGCAAACGGAAACCGCCACCGGCGTGCTGGAAAAGTTTGAGAAATACTACTTCACCAACCAAGAAAACGCCCAAGATGGTTTAACGCTCGATACCTCCTCTGGCGCGACCTTTTACCCGTTTGCGTTTGTTACCCATGGCACGCAAAAAATCTCGATCGTTTACTCAGAGCACGAATGGGCCGCTGAAATCATCGATAAGATGAACAGCGACCAAGAGTGGCGCACCCAAGCCATGCAGCAAGTCGACATGACCGCCAGCGATGACTTTAGCGACACCGCCAGCCAAGAGACGTTAAGCGCTTTGGTCGAAGATTACCGCAGCCCAGATACCAAATGGTTGGCAGATAAGAACAAAGACAAACCCAGTCAATACGGTTTGGATGTGTTTACCACAGCCAACAATTATCACCTTGCTGCTGATGAGCTGGCTGAAACCATGCAAAAAAGCCACAGCGAGAAAAAAAGACGGCACTTTAGTGGTGTTATTTGACCCGGTTGGGCGTCAGGTTGAGTTGTCTTTCGTGTTATCGCTATTGGCCACGGTTGAAATGACCGCAGATAGCGCGGATACCTATCCGAAAGTCATTGGTAACATCATACGCGAGTTAATGAAGCCAGATAAAGATCCTCAGATCCGCCAAGCCGTGCAAGAGAATATCAATATTGAGGCGATGACAAACTTCTTTGATGAACGAGAGACGCTGTTTTCCGATTTTAAGACAAGAAGAACTGAGATACTCAAGTTGTATTCAACGTTCGCCTTTGAGGATTTAGCGGACGGGTCATTAGGTTCCCTAGATGCCTACTTCGATATGTTTTTCTCGGAGCAGTCAATCGAGCCACTGAAAGAGATTCAGAAGCTCAACCATATTATGACAAGTATTATGGATGGCCTTGAGGGTACCAAGGAAGGCCATGATACAGCCATCAGTATGATTAACTTGGCTTACGAACAAGGCACAAACAATATCTATCTCACTTATGAAGACAAGCTCAAACTTATCCTTCTTCAATGTCAAGATACTGTGGATTGGGCAGAGCTGTCTACGTCGCTGGCGAATAACACCTCTAACCTCCTTCAGTTCCTTTGGAATTGGATTTCCGCCTTGGCGAAGTATGGTGCTGATATCGTGGTTACGACGGCGTTAAATTTAAGGCCGGTTGCCTATGCTGGCTTGCTCAATTTTATCCCCTTCTTCTTTGAAAAAGGGTTTGGTATTGTTGAAGAAGGTGGCAAGGTTAGAATTACTTTGCAGGAGCTGGCAGATATGCTCTCTGAACATATCAATTCAGGTGGCAAGAGTCATTTTAAGATGGCAAGAACTCAATCCGTGATGCCAACAGCCACCCGATTAATTAAATGGGCCAATGTCGAGAGAACAACCACGCTCCCTGAGTTTGAACTGGACGCAGAAAATAGAGCCATCCCAGAGTTAGATTTACCGAAATTCGGCCACCGTTTTGCCAATTTTGAAGCCGCAACGACAGCCAGTTTATTGGGTAAAACGGCTGATGGAGCGTTATCTTCCCTTTCGCTTAAAGCCAATATCGAAATGCTAGTGCAATTGCTTCTAAAGAGTGAATTTGAACAAGCGGATCCAACAAAAAACCACGATTGGCTGTCCGCGAGTCAGGATTATGCGCTGGCGGTGGCCGGGTTATCGGCTGTAGTGGTTGATTCTACTGGGGGGCGCAGAGCTCAGTTGTTGCTGGCCAAAAAGCCCTTAATTCTCAAAAGTTCTACCAAGCCGTGTCTATTGGGTTACCAGGGCTGCTAGGCGCAATAGCAAGAGGAGGCGCCCGCTCGGTTACTGGCGTCATTAGTCGCCGATTAGATAAGCTTGAAGTACTAACGAAATCGACACGCATGTCCGGTTTGGTTAGTGCTTCCAATTTAGCGCTGGTTGCCACATCGGCGATGGATGCCATGGATGCTAATAAGGCAGGGAATACAGGCCTTATGTATGCCAATGTGAATTCAATGATTGCCTACTCTATGTTTGCGGCGGCTCCCACCCTGAAAGTAGTCCAAAGTTTATTGCCTGCTAATTCCAATCACGGTGCTATTGTATCGATAAGAAGCATGTCTTCATCGACGATTCGCTCTGGGTATTTTGCGTTGATCGGTTTCACGCTGTTGATTGTGGCGGAATCCATGAAACTGAAATACGGCAAAACCGAGCTGGAGAATCTGCTCAATCGATGTTTTTGGGGTAATAGTAAATATTACTCTTTCTGGTATTTTGAGAAAGAAGGGGATCTCGATTTACAGAAAAGACTAGATATTGCGGCTAAGAGGCTCCAAGAAGCAGAGTTTAACTTGGCATTTGAAATAGAACAGCAAGAGTTTATGAACTTACTATTGCGCCCTGAGCTAAAAGTGTGGGTCGAGGAAGAGCTGTCCAGCACCAGAAAAGTTTATGGTTACCGCATCGCGCTGCCAAGTTATATGAAAGGGAAATCCAATCTGATTGGCATGGTATGCAGAAAGAAAGTTGTTGATATTATGCAGCCGATCAATCAAATGCGGAACGGAACGCTAATAAAGGATGAAGCGGCCACAAAGGCATTTCAGCGGGCTCTCAGCGCGGCTGCCAACAGTCAGGATTTTTTCCAGTCTGAAATGGTCAATGGAACCCTGTACTTGAATTTTACCGTGGAGATGGAAGCTCAGCCAGAGGAAGAACTTCACCTGCATTGGTATTACCAACAAAGCCCAGATATTATTGTCCCAAAACGCATGTTAACGTCCAAAGGCGTTCTGACACAAACGTATTACGGGATGATTGACGACAAGCCAAGCAACATATAGCAGGGGATAGAATGCAAAGAAAAAAGAAACATGGCGTTTTGCTAGGGTATCAATATCCACAACAGTTAGTGAACTGGCGAGAAAAGATTACCCAACGTATTCCCATTGAACCCCAGCAAGACCCCCTTGAACCCTTTATGGAGGTTACGGAAGACGCGTTGGCCGTGCGCGATTCTCTGCATAATTTGCGCTTGCCCTATTTATTGCCGTTGGTGCTTGGCCTGTGGTTTATAGTTTTTCTTTGTGTAGGTGAGTTGGGTTTCAACTCAGCATCTATTAATACCGGTAAGAAGAGGCTTGCTGAATACCAAATCATGGAGGAGAGGGGGATTACTTTGATGACTTTGACAAAGAAGAATACGCGTTCTACGGGGTTATGTTCGATAGTGATGGTAATTACTCGCTTTGGGGGTACATTCAAGCTGTTTTTGCCCACGGACGAGAAAACGAGAAGGACACTCTCATAACAGACCTCGCTCTTTCTGGAGTCTCACTCAGTTTGGCCATATTGTTCAGTTTTGTTCTGTTTAAAATGCCAAGGCCGGCTGATATCTATTTCGACCGAAAACGAGGGATTGTTTACACTTGGTCGTCTGGTCGTATTGGCGCTTGTCGGTTTGAGAACTTGGGCTTTTTAGAACACCGAACAGGGCTGCACTTGTACCTATATTGGGAAAAGGGAGGCGGTCAAGTTGGCTATTGCACAGAGGCGACCGTTATCCAACCTACGGGTAAGATCACGTTAAATAGAGAAAAAGATAACGACTATTTCCTTGCACAAATATTCAATTATATGGACAAAGGCCGAAGTGCAATCATCACAGAGTCGGAATTTTTTAGAGAACGCCCCATGACCTATTTTCGTTTGGACAAACGCCCAGAGCGGTTCGAAGAGCGATTAGAAAAAATCCTCGAGTTGGAGGAAGAACTTCCCCTGATGTACGGCAGAATACAAGTGCCCAATTGATAGGCGGACAGGTTGCTATAGGTTGAATGAGAGTCACATGAAACGTCGATGTATTGGACTATTTACCACCAAAGCCCAGCCTTTTTGCCATTAGGCCTAAAGGCTATCCAATATCGTCACGAAGGATAGATAGACGTGCAAAGGAAAAAGAACCATGGCATTTTGCTAGGGTATCAATATCCACAAAAGTTAGTGAACTGGCGAGAAAAGATTACCCAACGTATTCCCATTGAGCCCGAGCAAGACCCCCTTGAACCTTTTATGGAGGTCACGGAAGACGCGTTGGCCGTGCGCGATTCTCGGCATAATTTGCGCTTGCCCTATTTATTACCGTTGGTGCTTGGCCTGTGG
This DNA window, taken from Vibrio neptunius, encodes the following:
- a CDS encoding helix-turn-helix domain-containing protein yields the protein MSGLSSISLQECQSARQARDARFDGRFYVAVKTTGIFCRPICPANLPKEENVEYFVEKAQALQAGYRPCLRCRPDSAPSSWAWKGVETTFLRALKMIEQGELQTSSLVELAERLGISDRYLRQLFQDHLGMAPKQYALYHQLMFAKQLLHSSSMSVTDIAFASGFNSVRRFNDAFKQVLKLTPTQVRKDQAMSVVESSYIDLAFKGPLDWQHMLDFYRLRAINGLEHVSDERYQRQFEIEGANGWFSIRYLKTGIMRVEFELSDTRRLKALVNQLRRVFDLDTDILTIEQTLNAINPSLILRSGIRIPGVWNTWEGGVRAILGQQVSIKAAIGQLNLLVKTLQPRGVTHFPTPQEVALADLSFLRMPQSRKETLARFAQFMVENPEASLEQWLDVKGIGPWTVNYARLRGASDPNCFLDGDLVVKKALHQFPELDAERVSPWGSYATFHCWSHA
- a CDS encoding methylated-DNA--[protein]-cysteine S-methyltransferase, translating into MNKSYTYLKTPLGQMTIQANEQGLLGAWFETQTTQPEKLGKNDKEHPILIKTIKQLDEYFAGRRQAFDLPLAAQGTVFQQQVWKALTTIPFGETWSYQQLADAIGNPKAVRAVGLANGKNPISVIVPCHRVIGKSGKLTGYAGGLERKAALLKIEHWEPE
- the nhaD gene encoding sodium:proton antiporter NhaD, with protein sequence MKLQWLAFVALVLLPFTTFAANSPQETLPLTQSTIGYVAILIFTCAYALVMLEEYLSLRKSKPVLLAAGLIWAMIGYVYSQHGHIEVAKSALEHNLLEYAELLLFLLVAMTYISAMEERRLFDALQAWMVGKGFNYKSLFWLTGILAFFISPIADNLTTALLMCAVVMKVAGDNPKFINLACINIVVAANAGGAFSPFGDITTLMVWQAGYVSFSEFMPLFLPSIANYVVPAIIMSMFVPSTTPNVVHQHVELKRGARRIVGLFILTIATAVAFHAVLHFPPVIGMMMGLAYLQFFGFFLRKTLKASLHKKAALAIANRDDTALKRLGSVVPFDVFRRVSHAEWDTLLFFYGVVMCVGGLSLLGYLGLVSEVMYTQWDPIWANVMVGILSAIVDNIPVMFAVLTMEPTMSMGNWLLVTLTAGVGGSLLSIGSAAGVALMGAAHGKYTFFGHLKWAPVIAIGYAVSIALHLMLNSALF
- a CDS encoding DUF4150 domain-containing protein, giving the protein MAVTINANGLSIVHKGSGGEANATLPDVCLTTVGSAVVPVPYGNNAKSEDLVDGTTTVSADGGNSIAIQGSKFAKSTGDAGGDKKGIASGTIEAQAEFITASPTVLIEGKGVARLSDQMTMNNANTMCLGGVQNPSVTVDPDLDIPNSVAIKARYPNGQLLKNAPYTLTNQSGQPMADGVLSGKGESYIRDLKSDNVKITVEESQDPFVIKPIRRPNPHHNPDISQEDFFTQAIGRHQGFWQAARVETNMMPWGCLGHELSSDRYFHDMLKVEARLHFSHLHPESPFALDHFCDAVVGNLNQPLPHTTETLLAYCMPQVLEEGEILSVLLRLAPYETTDRMLAYMRARGQGNPQRYLREYDWSAAKKAVSDNLESLLSKLQSRLEFLHDQATKLRYAYLSDEVFDKHISTMKAYIKGLPDLMAGVFSKMELRASNLLSHLDNVEVIKASKSVFSTEGETAEVVVNTTQSIDVVEPFMNEVPGKIANVLPIYPVRYGYANFFDTIMPAQAPPTLPDMAGASGLNETGGYLLRLLREGWIYIKEEGGQADNQQIHIFRYAQTETATGVLEKFEKYYFTNQENAQDGLTLDTSSGATFYPFAFVTHGTQKISIVYSEHEWAAEIIDKMNSDQEWRTQAMQQVDMTASDDFSDTASQETLSALVEDYRSPDTKWLADKNKDKPSQYGLDVFTTANNYHLAADELAETMQKSHSEKKRRHFSGVI